From Methanomicrobiales archaeon HGW-Methanomicrobiales-1, a single genomic window includes:
- a CDS encoding radical SAM/SPASM domain-containing protein — MNGTVSAPRIISWNITLQCPLKCPHCYVDAGEEEAAGVLSTQEAFGVIDQIRATGQPVVVLSGGEPLMREDIYAIARYGTEQGLRMVMGTSGYLIDHDTAVKLNGAGIRAVAISLDSDDPAIHDAFRGVDGVWKKAVQAIGHCRDAGISVQINMSVMRSAISDVEEVITLGTSLGVRDYQLFFPIPTGRARLIESRSPEEYEDLIRQILIHYRNSDLNIRPTCAPQFRRIADELGIINPAWGRGCLAGITYCRIFANGDVTPCPYLPVSVGNMRTTSFSDIWYHADLFNALRDPGLLTGKCGQCSYKTTCGGCRARAYRGKDATSPLWCDGLATPETLNGECCGEDPWCPYQPDEVV; from the coding sequence TTGAACGGTACGGTGAGTGCACCGCGTATCATCTCGTGGAACATCACGCTTCAGTGTCCGCTGAAGTGTCCCCATTGTTACGTGGATGCTGGAGAAGAGGAGGCAGCGGGAGTGCTCTCCACGCAGGAGGCATTCGGTGTCATTGACCAGATCCGGGCAACCGGGCAGCCGGTTGTTGTGCTGAGTGGCGGGGAACCTCTCATGAGAGAGGATATCTATGCTATTGCCCGCTACGGCACGGAGCAGGGACTCCGGATGGTCATGGGCACGAGTGGGTACCTCATCGACCATGACACGGCGGTAAAATTGAACGGTGCGGGTATCCGGGCTGTGGCCATCAGCCTGGATTCCGATGACCCTGCCATCCATGATGCGTTCCGGGGTGTTGATGGCGTATGGAAAAAGGCCGTGCAGGCCATCGGGCACTGTCGGGATGCGGGGATTTCCGTCCAGATCAATATGTCCGTCATGCGGTCTGCCATCAGTGATGTGGAAGAGGTAATAACACTCGGGACTTCGCTTGGCGTCCGTGATTACCAGCTCTTCTTTCCCATTCCTACCGGAAGGGCCCGGCTGATTGAGTCCCGCAGCCCTGAGGAATACGAGGACCTGATCCGGCAGATTCTCATTCATTACCGTAATTCCGATCTCAATATCCGCCCTACCTGCGCCCCGCAGTTCCGGAGGATCGCTGATGAGCTGGGGATCATCAACCCTGCATGGGGGCGTGGTTGCCTGGCCGGTATCACCTATTGCCGGATCTTTGCCAACGGAGATGTGACTCCCTGCCCGTACCTGCCGGTAAGTGTCGGTAACATGCGGACAACTTCATTTTCTGATATCTGGTATCATGCCGATCTCTTCAATGCACTCCGCGATCCCGGCCTCCTCACGGGAAAGTGCGGGCAATGCAGCTACAAGACAACCTGTGGGGGGTGCAGGGCCCGGGCATACCGGGGGAAGGACGCCACATCTCCGCTCTGGTGCGATGGTCTTGCAACCCCGGAGACGCTCAACGGGGAGTGCTGCGGGGAAGACCCGTGGTGTCCCTATCAACCCGATGAGGTGGTATAA
- a CDS encoding Lrp/AsnC family transcriptional regulator: MSLTAHYDRTDLELLDALQDDIPFVSHPWIVIADRLGISEPELLNRMERLQAAGILRGVTPVLESRRLGITTATLIALRVPESRIPEVARIINLYPEVSHNYRRDHDYSIWFTLAAATEERIGEVLDEILNKTGISEADMLNLPTRAQYKIDVRFSCCPDYGEV; this comes from the coding sequence ATTTCCCTGACGGCACACTACGACCGGACCGACCTCGAACTTCTCGATGCACTCCAGGATGACATCCCCTTCGTCTCCCACCCATGGATAGTGATCGCCGACCGGCTGGGCATTTCTGAGCCTGAACTGCTCAATCGGATGGAACGCCTGCAGGCAGCCGGTATCCTGCGGGGAGTAACCCCGGTGCTGGAATCCCGGCGCCTGGGGATTACCACTGCAACCCTCATTGCCCTCCGCGTACCGGAATCGCGTATCCCTGAAGTAGCCCGTATCATCAATTTGTATCCGGAAGTATCGCATAATTACCGGCGGGACCATGATTATTCAATCTGGTTTACTCTTGCCGCAGCAACAGAGGAGCGGATCGGTGAGGTGCTGGATGAAATTCTTAACAAGACGGGTATTTCAGAGGCTGACATGCTCAACCTGCCCACCCGTGCACAATACAAGATCGATGTGAGATTCTCCTGCTGCCCGGATTACGGGGAGGTGTAA
- a CDS encoding Lrp/AsnC family transcriptional regulator: MDQTDRTLLKELENGLPLVSEPFGELGERLQISGTEVMERLRRLKENGIIRKFRARINQRQIGITANAVVAWQIPDASSPELHSQFASFPGVSHCYLRQPVPGRWDYTLYTVHHGRSRTRVLTEVILLAGKTGISNFVVLFSTEEFKRIPAVRISVTGGEFP; the protein is encoded by the coding sequence ATGGATCAGACTGATCGCACCCTGCTCAAAGAACTGGAAAACGGCCTCCCGCTTGTCAGCGAACCGTTCGGGGAATTAGGAGAGCGGCTCCAGATCAGCGGTACAGAAGTCATGGAACGGCTCCGGCGGCTCAAAGAGAACGGGATTATCAGGAAATTCCGGGCGCGGATCAACCAGCGGCAGATCGGGATTACGGCAAATGCGGTTGTTGCATGGCAGATCCCTGACGCATCCAGCCCGGAGCTGCACTCACAATTTGCATCCTTTCCCGGAGTCTCCCACTGTTACCTGCGCCAGCCCGTTCCGGGCCGGTGGGACTACACGCTCTATACCGTCCATCATGGCCGCAGCCGGACAAGGGTTCTTACCGAGGTCATACTGCTTGCCGGCAAAACAGGGATCAGTAACTTTGTCGTGCTCTTCAGCACGGAAGAGTTCAAGAGGATTCCAGCGGTGCGCATCAGTGTGACCGGGGGTGAATTCCCATGA
- a CDS encoding radical SAM/SPASM domain-containing protein produces MNRITQCMHGRGTVSGVMRHQHKPQTDVPSTFLAFSVMYRPVVFWNITDRCNLSCTHCYNKSGPGSSTVGELTTEEAMWVIDDLADMGVPLILFTGGEPLMREDIWELARHARSRGLKMALSTNGTLITPEVAVRIKGCGIEYAGISLDGARAETHDRFRNSPGAFDRTLAAFAACKKAGLRCGVRVTLTKENRCELGALVDLALSLGASRFCLYWLVPAGRGIDSYARLQLDPDEVDEALSLLYRKAKQTDPGLMEFLTVDAPQDCIHLLASMEKDGSEDLADARELLASLKGGCSAGTRVANIDAQGNVYPCQFARSPEFLIGNVRDRSFSDLWADTENPALAMFRQKEMQFKGRCRACNYRELCGGGCRVRAHAVNGDFLAEDPFCFVQNP; encoded by the coding sequence ATGAACCGGATTACCCAGTGCATGCACGGGCGGGGGACGGTCAGCGGGGTCATGCGGCACCAGCATAAGCCGCAGACTGATGTGCCCAGTACCTTTCTTGCCTTCTCCGTCATGTACCGTCCGGTGGTCTTCTGGAACATTACGGATCGCTGCAACCTGAGCTGCACTCACTGCTATAACAAGTCCGGGCCAGGAAGTTCGACCGTGGGGGAACTCACGACCGAAGAAGCAATGTGGGTCATCGACGACCTCGCAGATATGGGCGTTCCGCTCATCCTGTTCACTGGTGGGGAACCGCTCATGCGTGAGGATATCTGGGAGCTTGCCCGTCACGCCCGATCGCGTGGACTTAAGATGGCGCTCAGTACCAACGGGACGTTGATCACTCCCGAAGTCGCAGTCAGGATCAAGGGATGCGGGATAGAGTATGCGGGAATCTCGCTCGATGGTGCCCGGGCAGAGACCCACGACCGTTTCCGGAATTCACCCGGTGCATTTGATCGGACACTCGCTGCATTCGCGGCGTGTAAAAAAGCCGGGCTCCGGTGCGGGGTCCGGGTCACGCTCACAAAGGAGAACCGGTGCGAACTTGGTGCGCTTGTTGACCTTGCCCTGTCGCTTGGCGCCTCCCGTTTCTGCCTGTACTGGCTCGTACCCGCCGGGCGGGGGATTGATTCCTATGCCCGGTTGCAGCTGGACCCGGATGAGGTGGACGAAGCCTTATCCCTTCTCTACCGGAAAGCAAAACAGACCGACCCCGGGTTGATGGAGTTCCTGACCGTGGATGCGCCCCAGGACTGTATCCACCTGCTCGCGTCCATGGAAAAGGATGGTTCTGAGGATCTTGCTGATGCCCGCGAGCTGCTCGCTTCCTTAAAGGGCGGATGCAGTGCGGGCACCCGCGTGGCAAATATCGATGCACAGGGAAATGTTTACCCCTGCCAGTTTGCCCGTTCACCGGAATTTCTGATCGGCAATGTCAGGGACCGCTCCTTCAGCGATCTCTGGGCGGATACAGAAAATCCCGCTCTAGCCATGTTCCGGCAAAAGGAGATGCAATTTAAGGGCCGGTGCAGAGCGTGCAACTATCGCGAGCTCTGCGGTGGCGGGTGCCGGGTTCGTGCGCATGCGGTGAATGGGGATTTTTTAGCAGAAGATCCCTTCTGTTTCGTTCAGAATCCCTGA
- a CDS encoding ferredoxin produces MLKVHRDICGYCGCCVSVCPEGALELIDAYLSVENNCTSCGICAKVCPLGALEVVNEK; encoded by the coding sequence ATGCTCAAAGTACATCGGGATATTTGTGGATACTGCGGATGCTGTGTATCAGTCTGCCCCGAAGGCGCCCTCGAACTGATCGACGCATACCTTTCCGTGGAGAATAACTGCACGAGTTGTGGAATCTGTGCCAAAGTCTGCCCCCTGGGTGCCCTGGAGGTAGTCAATGAAAAATAA
- a CDS encoding digeranylgeranylglycerophospholipid reductase has translation MKNKYDVLIIGGGPAGALAGKTAAEKGLSACIVEKRPAIGAPVRCAEGIGREALLEFIEADPRWISAEMHGAGIVAPDGFFMKLESDMAGSKVGYVLDRKFFDRELVWKAAEAGADVAVKSRAAAPIMENGVLKGAKIEYCGKVTDVRADVVIAADGVESKFSKWCGIDTTVPVREIMSSVQYVMADVDIDEHATIFYLGNDVAPEGYLWIFPKGHRTANVGIGISGKKSGEGHRAKDYLDKFVKKTFPNGKTIEYIPGGVSVCRPLECTVADNLLIAGDAARVVDPLTGGGIYNAMYTGKLAAEVAADCISKGDTSKKALMTYDVTWRASKMGKAIERNYHIKEYLIKQPDEKLNEIIHSVSKMNLKEFSTISLIKEIIRVNPKLVLELGALAASLR, from the coding sequence ATGAAAAATAAGTATGACGTACTTATCATCGGTGGCGGCCCGGCCGGCGCTCTTGCCGGTAAGACTGCTGCCGAAAAAGGCCTGTCTGCCTGTATCGTGGAGAAGCGCCCGGCAATCGGTGCCCCGGTACGCTGTGCTGAAGGGATAGGCCGGGAAGCTCTCCTGGAGTTTATCGAAGCCGATCCGCGCTGGATCTCTGCCGAGATGCACGGCGCCGGTATTGTTGCTCCTGACGGGTTTTTCATGAAACTCGAATCTGACATGGCGGGCAGCAAGGTCGGCTATGTCCTTGACCGCAAGTTCTTTGACCGTGAGCTGGTCTGGAAAGCGGCAGAAGCGGGCGCAGACGTGGCTGTAAAGTCAAGGGCCGCCGCCCCGATTATGGAAAACGGTGTTCTCAAAGGGGCAAAGATCGAGTACTGCGGGAAAGTTACCGATGTGCGAGCCGATGTGGTGATCGCAGCCGATGGCGTTGAATCCAAGTTCTCGAAGTGGTGCGGTATCGATACCACGGTCCCCGTCCGGGAGATCATGAGTTCGGTCCAGTACGTGATGGCTGATGTTGACATCGATGAACACGCCACGATCTTTTATCTTGGTAATGATGTTGCACCGGAAGGGTATCTCTGGATCTTCCCGAAAGGTCACCGCACGGCAAACGTTGGTATCGGGATCTCGGGCAAGAAGAGTGGCGAAGGGCACCGGGCAAAGGATTACCTTGACAAGTTCGTGAAAAAGACGTTCCCGAACGGAAAGACCATCGAATATATTCCCGGTGGTGTGTCCGTCTGCCGCCCGCTTGAGTGCACCGTGGCTGATAATCTCCTTATTGCCGGCGATGCAGCCCGGGTTGTTGACCCCCTGACCGGTGGCGGTATCTACAATGCCATGTATACCGGTAAACTGGCCGCAGAAGTTGCCGCAGACTGCATCAGTAAAGGAGACACGTCGAAAAAGGCGCTCATGACCTATGATGTCACCTGGCGTGCGTCGAAGATGGGAAAAGCCATCGAGCGCAATTACCACATCAAGGAATATTTGATCAAACAACCCGATGAGAAACTCAACGAGATCATCCACTCGGTCTCGAAAATGAACCTAAAAGAGTTCTCCACCATCAGTTTAATAAAAGAAATTATCCGGGTAAACCCGAAACTGGTGCTCGAGCTGGGCGCGCTCGCAGCATCACTCCGTTGA
- a CDS encoding TrkA family potassium uptake protein, translated as MYIIIVGLGGIGKNLAKQAIEHAHNVVVIDQDESRCSEILEHYDVLAVTGNATDKTILEEAGIDRAEALIATTSDDSVNLMTCWLAKKFRVPNVVAIVNQPSHSDFFKEVGVRISENPDELVASRLYYWTQNPQLQQLASIPGGTIFEIVAEPGAPIVDHEIRELKVKDFVFIAIRRAGGVLIIPSGNVKIQPGDIFTVFTKKEAEDDCLRLLNKQLKKSTE; from the coding sequence ATGTATATCATCATCGTTGGGCTCGGTGGAATCGGGAAAAATCTTGCAAAACAGGCGATCGAGCACGCCCATAATGTAGTCGTGATCGACCAGGATGAATCCCGGTGCAGCGAGATCCTTGAGCACTACGATGTACTGGCAGTCACCGGAAATGCAACCGACAAGACCATCTTAGAAGAAGCAGGTATTGACCGGGCCGAAGCCCTGATCGCCACAACGAGCGATGATTCAGTCAACCTGATGACCTGCTGGCTGGCAAAAAAATTCCGGGTACCCAATGTAGTTGCCATCGTCAACCAGCCCTCGCACTCGGACTTTTTTAAGGAAGTCGGGGTGCGAATCAGCGAGAACCCGGACGAACTCGTTGCCTCGCGCCTGTATTACTGGACACAGAACCCCCAGTTGCAGCAACTCGCCTCCATCCCGGGCGGCACCATCTTTGAGATTGTGGCAGAACCGGGTGCGCCTATCGTGGATCACGAGATCCGCGAACTCAAGGTCAAGGACTTTGTCTTTATTGCGATCCGCAGGGCCGGCGGTGTGCTCATCATCCCGAGCGGGAACGTGAAGATCCAGCCCGGCGATATCTTTACGGTATTTACCAAAAAAGAGGCAGAGGACGATTGCCTGCGCCTGCTGAACAAACAACTGAAAAAATCAACGGAGTGA
- a CDS encoding ribonuclease HII — translation MICGVDEAGKGSVLGPMVIAAVGISSEEILVDLGMKDSKLLVPKERERLYKIIRKKCRVAVVSLDAQEIDTVRREMTLNAVVARAHAHVITKLSPDCAYVDACDVNTFRYAEMVKNHLDKPCEIVSEHHADVKFPVVSAASIIAKVTRDRAITLLAKKYGEIGSGYPSDPVTIRFLHAYIDEHRIPPLIARKSWKTVSAILAKKAQSSLGDF, via the coding sequence GTGATATGCGGGGTCGACGAGGCAGGAAAAGGTTCGGTGCTGGGCCCGATGGTGATTGCTGCAGTGGGGATATCCTCAGAAGAGATCCTCGTTGACCTTGGGATGAAGGACTCGAAACTGCTGGTGCCAAAAGAGCGCGAGCGCCTGTATAAGATAATCAGGAAAAAATGCCGGGTTGCAGTTGTTTCGCTTGACGCGCAGGAAATTGACACGGTGCGGCGGGAAATGACCCTCAATGCCGTAGTTGCCCGGGCTCATGCCCACGTGATCACCAAACTGTCTCCGGACTGCGCCTATGTGGATGCCTGCGATGTGAATACGTTCCGGTATGCAGAGATGGTAAAAAACCACCTTGACAAACCCTGCGAGATCGTATCCGAACACCATGCCGATGTGAAATTCCCCGTAGTATCAGCTGCCAGTATCATTGCAAAGGTGACCCGTGACCGGGCAATAACCCTGCTTGCGAAAAAATACGGGGAGATCGGCAGCGGGTATCCTTCGGATCCGGTCACCATCCGCTTTTTGCATGCATATATTGATGAGCATCGCATCCCGCCCCTTATCGCCCGGAAGAGCTGGAAGACCGTCAGTGCAATCCTTGCAAAAAAGGCCCAGAGTTCACTCGGAGATTTTTAA
- a CDS encoding peptidase M50 has protein sequence MDWLLILILLVAVYAAIAFVIHRNKLWEEHIVFYGPIIAIRSNRVGIFDRLTRYHSFLRIYGTLGAVMVIVVSIATVALLLLSLYLSIVHSIQVSAVNDVRNILAIPGINQFIPSTFAVWFAFVLTLVVHEFGHAFLARVEGIRVKFFGILYCVIPIGAFVEPDEEDFEKSKGLPKIRMLGAGIMNNIVVGLICFGLLILLLSMVVPSQAPLVKAVYQDYPAAIAGVPPDSVIRSINGIEISTATDVANILNNTRPGDRVILDVEKDAKRASYTLTLSSWPETFGIPSESGFMGVAYYDAPSMKKSFNQIASPIGVIGILGLPIWVFLNPAEYGNFIILLNDSVDSIAWSVPFPYFWFIIQILFWCAWLNLTVGLCNAIPMVPFDGGYIFKEGVERLLEPRGLLKYSGHLVIIVSYLMLLVLVLAFSIPLIKKALGYA, from the coding sequence ATGGACTGGCTCCTCATTCTCATTCTCCTGGTTGCCGTTTATGCAGCGATAGCCTTTGTCATCCACCGGAACAAACTCTGGGAGGAGCACATTGTTTTCTATGGCCCGATAATAGCGATAAGGAGCAATCGTGTTGGCATTTTCGACAGGTTAACACGCTATCATTCATTCCTGCGCATCTATGGAACGCTCGGGGCGGTTATGGTCATCGTCGTATCCATTGCGACCGTTGCCCTGCTCTTGCTCTCACTTTACCTGAGTATTGTCCATTCGATTCAAGTGTCTGCGGTAAATGATGTACGGAATATTCTCGCTATTCCAGGGATAAACCAGTTTATCCCATCTACCTTTGCCGTCTGGTTTGCCTTTGTCTTAACGCTTGTTGTCCACGAGTTTGGTCATGCGTTCCTTGCACGGGTTGAAGGAATCAGGGTAAAATTTTTTGGTATACTGTACTGTGTGATCCCCATTGGCGCGTTTGTCGAACCCGATGAGGAGGATTTCGAGAAATCAAAGGGTCTTCCAAAAATACGGATGCTGGGTGCAGGGATAATGAATAATATCGTTGTTGGCCTGATCTGTTTTGGCCTTCTTATTCTCCTGCTTTCTATGGTAGTTCCCAGTCAGGCGCCTTTGGTAAAAGCAGTCTATCAGGATTATCCTGCTGCTATCGCGGGTGTGCCTCCGGATTCTGTTATCCGCAGTATCAATGGTATTGAAATATCCACAGCAACGGATGTGGCAAATATCTTAAACAATACGCGTCCTGGAGACCGAGTGATACTGGATGTAGAGAAGGACGCAAAAAGGGCTTCATATACGTTAACCCTCAGCAGTTGGCCAGAAACATTTGGTATTCCCAGTGAAAGCGGTTTCATGGGAGTTGCGTATTATGATGCACCTTCGATGAAAAAATCCTTTAACCAGATTGCGAGCCCAATCGGTGTCATCGGTATACTTGGATTGCCAATCTGGGTATTCCTCAACCCGGCAGAATATGGAAATTTTATAATCCTGTTGAATGATTCCGTTGATAGTATCGCGTGGTCGGTCCCGTTCCCGTACTTCTGGTTTATTATTCAGATCCTGTTCTGGTGTGCATGGCTAAACCTCACGGTCGGGTTATGTAATGCCATCCCGATGGTACCGTTTGATGGGGGGTATATCTTCAAAGAAGGTGTTGAACGATTACTTGAACCACGCGGACTTTTAAAATATTCAGGTCATCTTGTGATTATTGTCAGTTATTTAATGCTGTTAGTCCTCGTCCTGGCCTTCTCAATACCGTTAATCAAGAAAGCACTGGGATATGCATAG